The DNA segment TCTCACTGCAGCGAATCGCCCTCTCGCCGGGATACGAACTGACCGAAGGAACGATCAGGTTCACCCAACCCGCTGATGCGTTCAGTAGCGCCGCCCTCGAGGAGGAGGCACTGACTGCCTACCGATTCGACGAGGACACCCAGACGTGGGAACCACTCGAGACGACCGTGCTCGAGGTAACTGACGACCGTGTGACGGTCGAAGCCGACACGCCACGGTTCTCGTACTTTGCCGTCGCTGAAACGCGTTCACCGACTGCCGTCATCGACGTCTCGCCGGACACCACGGTCGAAGCGGGAGAAACCCAGACGTTGTCCGCAACCTACTCCGACCCAGGGAGTGGTGAGATCGACGAGTACGAGTGGCGACTCGACGGCGAGTACCTGAGCGACGAACCCGAGGTCGAACAGACCCTCGAGGAAGGCACCTACGAGGTCGAACTGACGGTCACGAACGACGCTGGCAACAGTGACACGGTGACTGAAACGCTGACCGTCGAAGAAGAAGATGACGATCCACCAGTGGATCCACCGGAAGATGAAACCTACGAGACCGAGATCGTCGTCACCGACAGTGACGGCGAGCCGATCGCCGGTGCCACCGTCGAGATCGACGGCGAGACGTACACCACCGACGAGAACGGCGTCATCACCGTCGAACTCGAAGACGGCGAGTACACCGCGACGATCACCGCAGATGGCTATGAAGAGATGACCCAGGACATCACCGTCGATGGCCAGGACGTGGCGATATCGACAGAGCTCGCCACCGTCGAAGAGGATGACGGCACTTCGTGGCTGACGATAGTGCTCGTCCTCATCCTGTTGGCAGTGCTCGCTGGCGTCGGCTACTTCGTCTACGTCGAATACGAAGACGAGATTCAGTCGTTCATCGACGAAAAGCGTCAATAGCGATTCGACAGCTGGCCTGGTGACGATCGACCCTTTTTCGACACGCCTGAAATCCACAGCACGACGTTTCTCAGAATCAGCAAACGCGGCCCGGTTTCAGAAGGTTGATTGAGCAGACACGCATTGTCGAGGGCAGTGAGCGACGATTCGGGCGACTCGAGAGTGCCAAAGGACGAGGGCAACCCAGAGGAGGAGAGCGACACTGTCAATCATGGGGCCGAGAGTGACTCCGATACTGATACGCGCGATTCGATCACGGAAGGCAGCCTGGTTCGTCCGCTCTTTCATCTCGCCTGGCCGATCGTCGTTATTCAGCTGTTGCAGGTAACGTACAACGTCGTCGACACGCTGTATCTCGGCCGCCTATCGGCTGAAGCCGTCGGCGCGATCAGCCTCGCCTTTCCCCTGATTTTTCTCCTGATAGCCGTGGCAGGCGGATTTACGACGGCCGGCGCAATCTTAGTCGCCCAGTACACCGGTGCCGAAGGCGATCGCTCGGCGGGACTGGTCGCCGGTCAGACGCTCTCGTTCGTCGCCATCCTCTCGGTGTTTATCGCCGTCGGAGGCTACTTTTACACCCGGCCAGCCCTCGAGTTGCTCCCGAGCGACCCAGACACGGCCGCGACCGTCATCCCGCTGGCGGCCGACTACATGGAGATTATCTTTCTCGGCATCCCCCTGATGTTCGGCTTTTTCGTCTTTTCAGCGCTGATGCGCGGCTACGGCGACACCCGCACCCCTATGGTCGTCATGATCGTCTCGGTCGTGCTCAACGTCGTTCTCGACCCGTTCCTCATCTTCGGCTTTTCGAACAATCCGCTGTTCGTCTGGCTCGGCCTCGAGGGACTCGAGGCAACCCTCCACGCTGGAGTGAGCTTCGACGGCTACGGTATCCAGGGAGCTGCACTGGCGACTATCCTCGCTCGAGGGGTTGCAACGGGGCTCGGCATCTGGCTGCTGTTCGCGACTGACCGTGGGCCCGACGTCACGGTTTCGCATCTGTGGCCCGATTTCGAGTTTATCGAGGATATCGTTCGCCTCGGCGTTCCGAGCACCGTCGAACAGACCACGAGCGCGATGGCGATGATCACCCTGACGGCGATGGTAGTTACGTTCTCCCCGCCCGTCGTCGCCGCCTACGGCCTCGGCAATCGCCTGATATCGCTCGTGTTCTTACCCGCGATGGGGCTGGGGCGGGCTATCGATACGATGGTTGGCCAGAACCTGGGTGCCGACCGGGCCGACCGTGCCGCGCGGTCGGTCTGGCTGGCCGCCTCGACCGGAGCGGGCGTCATGCTCGTCGTCGCGGTCATCGCCGTCGCCTTCACCGAGCCCATCGTGAGCGTCTTCCTCGGGGACGTCCCCGACGCGCCGGCGACCATCGCCTACGGGGTCGAGTACGTCAGGATTCGGTCGGTCGAGTTCGCCTTTATCGGCGTCTCCCAGGTGATACTGGGTGCGTTCCGCGGCGCTGGAAACACGAAGACGGCGATGGTCATCTCGATGCTCACCCTCTGGATCGGTCGCGTCGGGAGCGTGCTCGTATTGGCCTTCTCCTGGTCGGTCACGGTACCCGGCGTGGGCCTCACGCTGTCGACGTTCGGCCTAGGCGCGACCGGCGTCTGGATCGGGATGGCGCTGGGGAACGTCCTCGGCGCCATCGTCGGCGTCGCCTGGTTCACCCGCGGCACCTGGAAAGAGAAGTACATTGAGGAGGACCCACTCGAGGACGAAACCGTCGGTGAGTCCGACCTCGAGGCCGCGGCCGTCGAAGAGTAAGGGATAGCTGGTCTTGTTGAAACCCTCAAGCGGTGATACTTTTCGCTCCTCGTGA comes from the Natronosalvus amylolyticus genome and includes:
- a CDS encoding MATE family efflux transporter, with protein sequence MSDDSGDSRVPKDEGNPEEESDTVNHGAESDSDTDTRDSITEGSLVRPLFHLAWPIVVIQLLQVTYNVVDTLYLGRLSAEAVGAISLAFPLIFLLIAVAGGFTTAGAILVAQYTGAEGDRSAGLVAGQTLSFVAILSVFIAVGGYFYTRPALELLPSDPDTAATVIPLAADYMEIIFLGIPLMFGFFVFSALMRGYGDTRTPMVVMIVSVVLNVVLDPFLIFGFSNNPLFVWLGLEGLEATLHAGVSFDGYGIQGAALATILARGVATGLGIWLLFATDRGPDVTVSHLWPDFEFIEDIVRLGVPSTVEQTTSAMAMITLTAMVVTFSPPVVAAYGLGNRLISLVFLPAMGLGRAIDTMVGQNLGADRADRAARSVWLAASTGAGVMLVVAVIAVAFTEPIVSVFLGDVPDAPATIAYGVEYVRIRSVEFAFIGVSQVILGAFRGAGNTKTAMVISMLTLWIGRVGSVLVLAFSWSVTVPGVGLTLSTFGLGATGVWIGMALGNVLGAIVGVAWFTRGTWKEKYIEEDPLEDETVGESDLEAAAVEE